In Lactuca sativa cultivar Salinas chromosome 5, Lsat_Salinas_v11, whole genome shotgun sequence, the DNA window GGAAGGGCTGATAAACAATATTCAAACCTAAGAAATCAAACAACACATTTGTAAATGTAATTTTGAATAAGAAGATAACAATATAAATGAATGTGTGCATATTGGAAGCGGAAGGAAACCATGGTATGTTAGTAAATCCTACACATACAAACCAAAAAGGAGAGGGTATGACTTACAACATCAATGAATATGAATCATTGCACTTTGCTTACATTCACCATAATAAAGTACCATTAATAGGAGAAACACAATATAGGAGACATACCAGAGTAAGCTTATTGACAACAAAAATCACACAGATGCACTATGTAACCTACAGAGCACAGAAAAcatcatcaaaataaataaaaacatagaaCACACCAACAGAcaagaaataaataaaacaacAGATACTTAAGGAAGCAATTCTACAAACAAAAGACCTCTAAAGCGCTAATCTGGAATTGAAGGATCATCACCTTGATAGAAGGAATATGTGTATCAAGATTACTATCCAAATTAGATTAATAATTGATCCAACTTTTAATACTGATACTAGGTATCTGAGACGAAAATTAGACAATTCATAAGTAGTGAAAGtaaacccaaccctaacccaaactGATTGACAGTGGACCCTTGAcaaagaattaaaaataaaaaaaacaactaaCCCAAAATCGAAATAGAGAATTGCTTCCAAGCATCAAAAAATAGGTATGAACACGTACAAAACATAGATAACATACCCAACTCCCAAATCAAAATAGATACTTTCTTGACACCGATGGTTGGGTGCGACAAAACAGCCGTCCGCATCATTACGAAACCTCAAAAATCACTGCACCGACAAACCACAAAATTCTTGGAAGTAAAGAAAAGACGAAGAAGAAATCATAAATTAAGGGAAAGATGAAGGCAAAGGGGAATGATAATCGGTTTAATGGTGATGCGTGTCGCGTATTTAAGTGACAGGGAAACATTGCAATAGTGAAATAGAGAAAAAACAAAATTCTATGGTCAAAATGAGAATCACGGAAAAGGCACTATTTCTAAGTGCGAGGGGATTTAATATATGTGTTTAATATATCTAAATGAATAGGATATGTAAAATAATAGTAGTGAAATATGCTTAAACgaataattcattttattatttatggttacACTAAATAATAGAATGTGAAAGGAAATATTATTATCGTGCATTATAATATTTGCTTAATTATAACAATCATTTTAAACATCTTGTTTATATTAAATGATTGATACTATTGGTTGATGTCACTTGAGTTGAAATCTGGTTTTACTCCATACGCACCCGTTAAGCTGCCCGATTTTCAGTAAGAAACTTttataattttacaaataatAGTATTAAATCTTACAACATTAAAGTTTCTAAACATGAGAAATTGTAAAATTTTAACCAGCTTGGTATCTCTAAGAGCGTTTTGTTATTCATCATACTAAGAAAACAACTTAGTAAAGACATATCTAATAACCGTTAATCTTTAAGAGCCGagaacgttgtgtatagatctatatgggttgACATCCAGTCTATATGGTTGCTAGTTACAACCTTCGCCTAACGAGACAAGCGGACGATAACTTCTTAATTTATTTATTCACGGTGTCGATGAATCATTGTTAGGACTACAACACCAATCCATATATTATGCTTCACGGAGGCAAATTTCATGTCATATAGCTCAACTATAAACTTTTCATAGCCCCAGACTAATACAAATTTATAACGAGATTGTATGTTGTATGAATAGTTTTGCATAGAACTTTGGTTAAGTATAAATGTGTATTAAGTAACGATAAACACTTAATAATTGTTACCACAACATTATGTCATATTGAAATTTTGTGTTCTAATTAAATAAAAATCCACACTTCAAAAAGAATTCATGTACAAAGACATTTAAGAAAAGtaagtatttattattatttttacatCTCAAAATTGTAACCACAAATATTCTTTTCTTTACACATGGTTCGTGTTTTAGAAAAATTCGTAATTATTTTTGCGGTGTCTAAAACCTATGAAACTCACCAACAATTTTATTGACGTATCTTTAAAATgtgtgtattctcaggtaactaaAGAGCGAAAAATGGTGTGAATTTCTTGGGAGTTATATGTCCTAACTTTTGTGACGATCCTCTTGATCGGTACCTATATCTCCTTgtattatattttgttaaaatGTTTTAAGTGACAGTACTTTATTAAAACATCAAAATATGTAATTTCGTTCCGGATAATTAAGTTTCAGATACCTATGTTTTAAGTATCATATTGTtcaatatatatatgtttgttgaCTATGATTCCAATGTTAGTGTCGCAACCCTGATGTTTCCACCGTCGGTCAGGGTGTGACAGTGTATGACTCATGAGGGTGGGACCCTGGTAGTGACTGGTGGGGTTGGGGTGTTAGAACAAGTTTGGAGTAGGGAAGTTCAGTGATTAGCAGGTTAGATCCATGTGGCAGATAGGCTAGGATAGCCCTTATTAGTTAGACTATTAGGCGGAGTCTTGTTGTACGATCGTGCGTGTGATTCTTTTCCTTAACAAACGGATAAGGATTCTACATCCCAGTTTATTACAAGGTCAGCATGGAATCAGGAGATCTTAGATAAATCGAATATGCGAATTTTTAGTTATCAAGATGTGAGTCATGTATTGGTTTGGCACCAATGGTTGAGACTTGTGATGGGAGTTGACTTTATTTTAAGGATCAAGGTTATCGACATCAGTGTATGGTCATGGATTCTATTTTCCAGTTATCAACATGATAATTTAGGATCGGAGGGATTCATTCGGTTCGGGTTGCAGATTGAAGTATTTATGGGTATGGTTGGAATAGGCCTGCCTGTCTGGAAGTCAGGCATGTATCGGGTTTTTGGATTTCAGGCAGAGTAGTGGTGGTTACTCTTCATTGATTAAGGACGGTGTGTCAAGGTTCACTTCTTCTTCAAACATGTGATGTCTGCTAAGATCGGGTTTCGGAAGCAGTGTTGAAAGGCGATCGTCTGTGTTAGATGATGTCTTAGTTCTATTTTGAAATTATGATTTTCATATAGGGTTGGCTAGTGTAATAGAGTATGTTGTACATAATGACTTCATGGacaaaatataatttaagtgAGGAAGAGTCGTAACTCTCATTTTCCAGAATGGTTCGGTTTAAGGCATTGGGAGTCAAAAGATTGGTTTTTGGGGAAAGTCAAGTGTAACGACGTGACAAGCCAAAGTGAGGAATGCATATCTGGACTGTGGTCACGATGTGACACATATGCAGCCACGACGTGAGGAAGGCTGCAACCCAAGCCCATGATATTTCAGGGTTTCCttcatatttaaaccccattaactCGGTTTTAGGGTTCAtaatcagcctccatcaccctcaaacctcagaaaacccaaaccctaatacATCTTGGTGGTTCTTGGCTTAATTTGGTGCTTTTgatagcttgaagaagaagaagtaggaTGTGTTCTAGGGTGTTAATCCAGCAAGAAAGCCTCACCAACATCCTCTTGTGGACCTTTTTGACCTTTATAGGTgtccaagattcaaactttatgcttctaggttGTTAGATGTAAGTCCTTGTCCTTTTATCTTCAAGTTTGAGCAAGTTTTTTTAATAAGATTCCATAAGTTGGCAATTTTGTGGATCCTTGAAGCCATTTGAGTGTTATATGGTTCAGATGTGGAATTTGGTTATGTATTGGACCTTTGCATGATTTTCGATCATTTTCTTGGCTTCTGAACTAGATTGGATAGACGACATGCATGGAccataaatttgaaatttttatgaaccattagtgCCCCTTAAACCTTTACGGAAAGTGGCAATTGaatacttaatggattaaggactcaaACCATTAATTTGTTGTCTCAAACTGGAGTCACAACGTGACATTTAGGATGAATCGATGTGATCGGGGAGGATTCCGCGACTATCTTTTCATGTTGTTCTGAACGTGACAAAGGAGGGTGCACGTCGTTATGATTGTTGAGTAGGTTATCCGTGAACCAGTTGGTTGAGTTGGGGCGAGTTGAGTTGGAACCGGGCTAGGTGTGTTCTCATGACGTAACCAAAGGTTAGTCACGAAGTGAGGCTCAATGATCGATGTAGTTAGttattgattttgactttgaccgttgacttgttgacttggGTTAACTTTTGTAAAGATTGTTGGACTTAGTGTGTAGACTAAGGTTGAACCTTATATGTTTTAATAGGAGCGCTATAGCATCTGTTGCGGGGTATTGAGTTGTAGTTTAGCTAATCTCGAAAgtcaggtgagtcttttcactatattgtgtaggatgctagctgtctttgtgactcttgcatttgtGTTGGGGCTGGGTCCGTTAGTGATGGTTTTTGAGCAAAACAACATTCTTATtgtgttcatgcaaaccctaatgcttggatctagtttttctaattgtacatgcataattgtccaagacttgcaaaaccctaatctagcatatcacAAAAATCGAAATCATGTCTAATAAACTAGTTAGAAGGTTACCTTGATTGTTGCTTGTAGAACTTGAGCCtttgagaaccttagcaccttaaatgttgtgcctctaatagatcacaaacaccaaacaaTTAGAgaaggcaagagagagagagagagaggggagaggtaaTTTTCGGCTCTATGAACTCTTCTTAGGGTTATGGTAGCCGAAAATTGTATGCCtaggggttccttttatagttgaggaattagggttttagtccaagATCTCATCCagttgcttaggctctaagcagcccataagaATCTTCTAGAAACcctccttggacgaaatcttatcggctatccataaggatttcgtccagTCCCTATCTTTAGGGTTTCCTCATCCCAAAATCCATTTATCTTATAATTTCAATTCCAGTCcccttagtttaattaatctctcttgaccataaaattaattcttaatcaattctaatcaatattaattaaaaaatatgatttcttctttaatatattattcatataatatattaataaaccataatattgatcagttttctttcatacctacttccaaagtatgagcgactgtggacagtttaaataatcttattatttaggaagtcaaaacatgcaaagtgaaacaatagtaaataattaaattaagatagtaactttactgataaataaaacacctttatttaatcatcaaatgttaattacaatttgcTATCACAAGTTTCTTAAAGCTaactaatcactaaaactaatatcatccttcagcacCAATGTGCCTAGCGTGCTAAAAGTGCTTGACCCTACTCGGTCCCTTCGTGAGgagatctgctgggttttcttctgatgatacactcttaactacgaggagtccctcttctacctgatttctaataaagtgatatttgcTGTCAATATGTTTGGATCTATCATGATccttcggttccttggtcaaggcaactgcgccttcattatcacagaaaatctccataggctcctttatggttggcacatctccaaggtctctgatgaagttcttcaaccatatcgccatatttgacgcttcgctcactgctatgtactctgattcgcatgttgaatcagctacggtatcctgcttgaaacttttccaagttactgctccctCATTTAGGGTAAAAACCtaacctgactgagagcggaagttgtcTCGATTGgtttgaaaactagcgtcactataccctcgcacccttaagtcatcacccTTCTGAGGATACATTCcctggtcctccgaaggtacttaagaatattcttgactgtggtccaatgtgctctactagggttcccttgatatctggtgaccatgctcaaagcgaaggccatatcagggcgagtacaattcataacatacatgatcgagccaagtgcggaagcgtaaggtactcgactcatttctgctatctcggcttcggtactcgggctttgagtcttactcaacttggcattgctttggattggtaactccctaTGACATCCACATTtttacggctagaaaagaccgattttgtttatgctttgtttgaaaatcagagtaacattttaaataaaagtgttgcggaatttgttcctagaaaaacatgataaatacgttatcaaagcgtttcagaagaaatgtatttttattcatttcaaaacatttaggacgtcatcgtcaatacataaacataagcataaacagaacttacattgaTTAtaactagtgatttatatctccttaatctctcagtgtaatgtaacttgatatcaacacctgtgatacaaataaacttgagtgggtcagattgggaaacctggtggtacatagggatttcaaccccacaatgttatatcatatatataatttagatctcacaaaatatacaatttccccATATATATAATCGACTCTTACCCCACACCGtcaatcctcacaacgagactatccatactctcgggccttaaattttacctcttactATCGGATACTAGTACAAAAATGACCTACAATCACACTTTCTGAAAAACGGCCTGTGACACTTTTTATTAAATGTGTGGCCAAAGGTCACTAAAAAAATTTAGAGGCTGTTTTTGGATACATTTAAATTAGTTTGTGTGGCCATTATATAGATAATCAAAACTTTAACCACACTTAATTATACCAAATGTGACAAATATTAGTCACACTCGACCACTGAGGCCATAGGTCACAATCAGCCATAGGTATCGATTAAGTTTGTCATACTTTTTTTATGAGAGACAGTAGATAAACGTATCGTGACATGAGTTAATTCTATGTGTGTTTGTGACCTGGTGCCTTTTTAACCACATAACAGACAAAGTAGCTAAAAGGTGATATATATGATCACACTAAATATTTGTGTGTCCATAAGGCGGTTCTGTACTAGTTGTACTTAGTTAACGCAAGAAAATAAAACAAGTTAGTATTGGTTACTTAAGGTCATGTACCTTGTATTATGTGTGTTAAAATATTATGAATTGGCATTAAGAAGAAACAAATATTGTGTGTCTAGGTAGCATTTAGTTACGATTACAACTATTATATGTGTCTATATGTAAATATAGACACATATGTAATGTTTATTCTGGTTGTACTATTTTATTTGGAAGACTCTTAAATTTGACCATATTTATCTTTGATATCATTTGGCAGAATAAAAAATGAACAAAAAGTTCAATCATGATATTTTACAAAAGTACATTGCTTATTTTGCAATTAAAGGGTTGTGTAAATTAATGAACAAAAATGAATGGCAGTGTTGTAAAGTTAGAAACAATTTctgaaaaaaccaaaaaaactaaaaataataaaaacaaaaacaaataacaatatAGTTGTTTTGAATAAGAGCTATAAGAAAGAACCAAATTTCCCTTTTTGTCATCTATTCTTTTAATTGCACCAGATCAGACATCATTAAAAATGAAAagaatacaacttatttttaCAGAATAGTATGATAAATAAATGAAAAGAATACAAGTTTGTCTAACATTGCATAACGAAAGTACATTACTAAAACGTGCAGTTTATGTTATAACATGTCATCCACCATTACAGTAAAAAACTGAAAAAAGAAAACTTTGAGTTATAACAATATTACACCAGAATAGTTTGATGGTATAATATGGTAAAAAATATTAAGGAAAGTACATCAtcattttttgtcattttcttattctCCACGTAGCGCTAGGATCAAGGTTTGGCCTTTCCCTTCtacaaacaaaaataaagatCATTAAATATTAAAAGAAGGAAAAATATTATCGCTACAAATGTAATTCTTGATATTAAGAAACACATACCGTACGTATAAGAATACCATCAAAATCAATACGAAAATAATCATTTTCCTTCTGCAACTCAAGTGTGTCTACACGTGGCAATATATTATCATTCTGAGGAACTAAAGTACTAAATTCTTCATCTACATCTTCATATGTATCTCTGTAATTTTTGGGAGGTGTATTGAACACAACAGACATTTTTTGATCGAGCGGGTCTGCGACATAAAATACTTGTTATACTTGTGAGGCCAATATGAAGGAATCACTTTTATGTCCTAATCTTTTTAGTTCAACTAGTGTGTACCCAATTTATCCCTTTTTAACCCATTTCTATTATCAAGCAGTCACAAATGAAAATTGGAATTCGTTTAAAATGATAATCTAGTACCCATATCTCTTGTAAAACACCATAATAAGTGTTTTTGGCATATGTTACAACTTCTTTACTAATGTGTGTGTCAGTGGCAACGACACTAACCCCACTGTTTTGGTAAACTTTATCTTCACAAGATTTTGTACAAAAAGTATATCCATTGATAGCATATACATCGTATTTAATAATGTTCTTATTAGGTCCATGTGAAATCCATCTCATTGTCTTTGTTATACTTTCTCTATAGCCccataactctctctctctctctctctctacctgAATTGTAATTAGATAATGAATTTAAGATATAAAGAAATACATAACAAAGAACACAACATATATGAAATGAATAAACCTCCTTTCGTAACCAATGATCAAATATATTACTGTGCTCTTGTTCTAGCTGTGCCTTTCATTTAGTAGGGTGTTGATGTTGCAAAAAATCCATGTGTCGTCTGTCAATACGTTAATGTtaatattataacaaaacaaACATACATGTAAAAAAACTTACTTGATATACAGGAGTACTTCAGATGTATTTTGCAATACAAAGAAATGTGCTTTGCTGAATAGTTCTGCGGAAACTTCTACCGATTTAGCAGCTGATAGAGGAGTACCGTCCGTAATAGAGCTACTATCTACACTTATCTGAATTCCACATGTGTTATGATTTTCAGGTGGAATACCAACAATATCCATCTTTTTGAGGAATTCACTAAAAAACTCAATCGTCTCTTCTGCAACATTCTCTTCTACAATGCATCCTTCTAGTCTATTTTTGTTTCGCACATGCCCCTTAATAACCTTCATAAACCTTTCGAACGGGTACATCCATCTAAAGAATATTGGACCACATAATTTTACTTCCATAGTTAGATAAACAGTTAAATGAATCATCACATCAAAAAATGATGGTGGAAAGTGTTTCTCAAGAAGGCATAAGGTTACACATAACTCCTCTTGCAACTTATCGAGCTCATCCAGTTTGATTTCTTTGCTACATATTGATTTGAAAAAGAAACAAAACCTTGTAATAGCAAATTTGGTGGGTGGATGTGTAATAGATCGAATTGCTTTGGGCAAAAATTGTTGCAAGAGCATGTGATAGTCATGTGATTTTAGTCCGATCAACCTCCTATCCTTCAGACTCACCAAACTAGAAAAATTAGAACAATACCTTTGAGGAACCCTTAAATTGTATAAAGTCACACATAATTTGTCTTTTTCCTCTTTTGTCAATGTACAACCTGCTGCGGGAAGTGTTGTGTTGTTCCCTTCTATCTTAGGATGCAACTCTAGTTTTAAACAATAATGAACCAAATCCAATCGACCTTTataaccatctttcttctttccGGGAACGTTCAACACAGTTCCGGTTAAACTCTCGCCCACGTTCTTTTCGACATGCATAAAATCTATACAATGTGGAATCAAATTGTCGTGCCAATAACTTAGCTGTCTATACTATATATTGAATTTCTTCCAGTATGTATTATTTTGCTGGCTCACATCTGAAGTATCCACTTGGtttcattttctctttttttttttattaatcttcCCACCTCTTCCAGTTGTAGATTGTTGGATTTCTGCCTCCTTGCCCTTAGACACCTTTCcccatttattaattataaatttgaCCTTGTTATATACTTCCTCCCATTTCATAGGTTCTGGAGAGGGTGAGAACTCTTGTTGTCCATTGAATGCCCTTTTTTGTCTTCTGAACGGGTGATCATACGGTAGAAATCGTCTATGACCAGCATAACTCAACTTATTCGATTCAGGGAGTCTAATGCAGTGTGTTTCTTCACCACACACAACACAACCTTGAAATCCACTGTATGGACAACCACTTAATGTACCTAGCGCAGGATAATCGTTAATAGTCCATAACACTATTGCACGTAGTTTAAACTACTCTTGTGCATATGCATCGTATGTTTCAACTCCAATATCAAATAATAATTGCAGATCATCAATAAAAGGTGCTAGGAACACATCAAAATCGTTTATTGGTGTATCCGAAATCAATAACGAAAGCATGATGAACTTTCTCTTCATACACAACCATGGTGGAAGGTTGTATATGACAGTTAAAATAGGTCACACACTATGACTCCTATTTACTCTATTCACATCGACTTCGTCAGCAGAAATGCCTAGCCGCAAATTTCTTGGTTTGCTAGCAAAGTTAGGATATTTGTCATCAATGGCAGCCCGTGCTGGTGAATCAGCTGGTTGACTTAAAACACCAATATCCACCTTTCTGTCTGTTGCGTGCCATGTTAAATCTTTTGCAATAGTCTTAGACTGAAAAAGTCGTTTCAAGCGCGGAATAATTGGAAAGTATCACAAAACTTTTGCAGGAATATTcttgtaaattttatttttttgttcattGACCTTCCATCTTGATTTACCACAAGTAGGACATGCTGCCATGTCTGTGTATTCGTTTTTGTAAAGTATATAGTTGTTGACacatgcatgtatcttagtatacCCTGACCCCATTTCCTTGGATGCTTTTTTGGCCTCGTATGTACTACTGTACATTTCATCACCATCTGGTAACATATTTTTGAtcaaaaccaataattatgtAAAGTACTTATCTGATAGTCCATACTTACTCTTCAAGTTGAGTAGTTGTATGACTGTAGATAATTTTGTGAAATTAggacaccctttatataggggcttCTCGTCATCAATGAGTTCTCTAAACTTCTCAGGGTTCCCAATAAAAATTTCTTCTACTGCTTCCACCATCTCTACTGTTTCTGCAACATCTGCTGGCATTTCTGTGTTTATGTTCGTGGAATCAACAACGTATGACGTGTCCATGTCAAAattatgttaatatata includes these proteins:
- the LOC111907998 gene encoding uncharacterized protein LOC111907998, encoding MDTSYVVDSTNINTEMPADVAETVEMVEAVEEIFIGNPEKFRELIDDEKPLYKGCPNFTKLSTVIQLLNLKNGDEMYSSTYEAKKASKEMGSGYTKIHACVNNYILYKNEYTDMAACPTCGKSRWKSKTIAKDLTWHATDRKVDIGVLSQPADSPARAAIDDKYPNFASKPRNLRLGISADEVDVNRRKFIMLSLLISDTPINDFDVFLAPFIDDLQLLFDIGVETYDAYAQDGFQGCVVCGEETHCIRLPESNKLSYAGHRRFLPYDHPFRRQKRAFNGQQEFSPSPEPMKWEEVYNKVKFIINKWGKVSKGKEAEIQQSTTGRDFMHVEKNVGESLTGTVLNVPGKKKDGYKGRLDLVHYCLKLELHPKIEGNNTTLPAAGCTLTKEEKDKLCVTLYNLRVPQSKEIKLDELDKLQEELCVTLCLLEKHFPPSFFDVMIHLTVYLTMEVKLCGPIFFRWMYPFERFMKVIKGHVRNKNRLEGCIVEENVAEETIEFFSEFLKKMDIVGIPPENHNTCGIQISVDSSSITDGTPLSAAKSVEVSAELFSKAHFFVLQNTSEVLLYIKDTYEDVDEEFSTLVPQNDNILPRVDTLELQKENDYFRIDFDGILIRTKGKAKP